A region of Kribbella sp. NBC_01245 DNA encodes the following proteins:
- a CDS encoding MFS transporter: protein MTTAVPRLGLRVNLAQFVLLVAVNALVGGMLGQERIVLPLLAEQTFHLDAYTSALTFILAFGAVKAATNFFAGTWSDRFGRKPVLVAGWLIGLPVPLLLILAPNWGWVIAANVLLGINQGLTWSTTVIMKIDLVGPARRGLAMGLNEASGYLAVAGTAMATGYLAGAHGLRPAPFLLGAAYAALGLGLSVFAVKETRGHAHHEAGTADGGLSTGRVFTLTSFKEPALSSASQAGLVNNLNDGLAWGLFPILFAGHGLSVARIGLLGALYPAVWGLAQLVTGTLSDRVGRKWLITTGMLVQAIALALVALGTSLTAWAIAVTLLGLGTAMVYPTLLAAIGDVAHPTWRARSVGVYRLWRDGGFAVGALLAGVVADLWGIPAAVWTVAALTAVSGLVVAARMYETHPRSNR from the coding sequence ATGACAACTGCGGTCCCGCGCCTGGGACTGCGGGTCAATCTCGCCCAGTTCGTGCTGCTGGTCGCGGTCAATGCTCTGGTCGGCGGCATGCTCGGTCAGGAACGGATTGTGCTGCCGCTGTTGGCCGAACAGACCTTCCACCTGGACGCCTACACCAGCGCCCTCACCTTCATCCTCGCCTTCGGTGCGGTCAAAGCAGCAACGAACTTCTTCGCCGGCACCTGGTCGGATCGCTTTGGGCGCAAACCCGTCCTGGTCGCCGGTTGGCTGATCGGGCTGCCGGTGCCGCTGCTGCTGATCTTGGCCCCGAACTGGGGCTGGGTGATCGCCGCCAATGTCCTGCTCGGCATCAACCAGGGGCTGACCTGGTCGACGACCGTGATCATGAAGATCGATCTCGTAGGCCCGGCCCGCCGAGGGCTGGCGATGGGCCTGAACGAAGCCTCCGGGTACCTGGCAGTCGCCGGCACCGCGATGGCCACCGGCTACCTGGCCGGCGCCCATGGGCTCCGGCCGGCACCGTTCCTGCTCGGCGCGGCCTATGCCGCACTGGGGCTCGGGCTGTCCGTCTTCGCGGTCAAGGAGACCCGCGGCCACGCCCACCACGAGGCGGGCACGGCGGACGGCGGCCTCAGTACTGGCAGGGTTTTCACCCTGACCAGTTTCAAGGAGCCCGCGCTGTCATCGGCATCGCAGGCAGGATTGGTGAACAACCTCAATGACGGCCTAGCGTGGGGTTTGTTCCCGATCCTGTTCGCCGGCCACGGCTTGAGCGTCGCCCGGATCGGGCTCCTCGGCGCGCTGTACCCCGCGGTGTGGGGTTTGGCTCAGCTCGTCACCGGGACCTTGTCCGACCGCGTCGGCCGCAAGTGGCTGATCACGACCGGGATGCTCGTCCAGGCCATCGCACTGGCACTCGTTGCTCTCGGCACCAGCCTCACGGCGTGGGCCATCGCAGTCACGTTGCTAGGGCTAGGGACCGCGATGGTTTACCCGACCCTGCTCGCGGCGATCGGCGACGTCGCGCATCCCACCTGGCGCGCCCGATCCGTCGGTGTGTACCGGCTCTGGCGCGACGGCGGCTTCGCGGTCGGCGCCCTCCTGGCCGGAGTGGTCGCCGACCTGTGGGGAATCCCCGCCGCCGTCTGGACAGTCGCCGCACTCACGGCCGTCTCCGGCCTGGTCGTGGCCGCCCGGATGTACGAAACCCACCCCAGGAGTAACCGATGA